The Mauremys reevesii isolate NIE-2019 linkage group 7, ASM1616193v1, whole genome shotgun sequence genome includes the window AAGGGCCTTACATAAaagcccactgacgtcaatggattTGGATCAAGCCCATAGCCACGAATTTTCATCTCTGATATTAACTAGTGGCAGGGGGTGAATTATATGGCCTAACAGACTTTTTCTATCTCTAACTTCTGCAATCATAAATACTACACTCAATCAGCCACCACAAGTTACATACAATAGCCAATGAGTTGTGTAGGTAATGATGAAAAATAGTCTCATGTATTTGTAGAGCAATGCACTCAAGTTCCAAATTTCTGATTAAAAAATGGAGTGAAAGAAAAACTCCCAATACCACAACTCTTCTTtctccaagggcctgatccaagtaATCAAGAGTCTTTCAGTTGATTTCAATAGATTTTTGGATCTTGCTCCAGGACAACAGCAGTTTTTGGATAGACCCCTACATCTGACGTTCAGATGAATCCCCCAAAACGTTAAGGAAGTAAATCTTGTACCTATTGCCCACAAAACATTCACGCTTCTCTTGTATGTCCATGTTTGCTtgtgtagttaaaaaaaaaacaaaaaaaacctcagcTTGCAACAAGCAGTACAAAATGAAATAAAGTCAACGTGAATTGCAAAATACAGAGAAAGTTAAGTTAAGTTATTCACTTTTCTGAAACATGACAAATTCAGGTGTTGTAATACCTAGcgctttcatggaactttgcTAGGATGTTTTATTCAGGTTTTTATTAAAGTGCCCATCTATTAGCCTAGGTGCTTTTACAATGATCaagatttaaaatataaaaaaatagttAACCCATACAGTGGCCGGCATGCACATCTTTCAGACAGTATTTGCCAGTCACAGTATTAATCACAGCTCCACATTGTAGCCACCAATATTCCTCTGCCTATCTTCCCCCACaaacagtggaggaaaaaaaagatggCCTTTCGAACAGGTCCAGAAGGTTAAAAAACCCAGGCTCTGGTAGACCAGGAACAAAGAGAATTCCAGGTTAGCTGAAGTTTATATAGACTAGAATGTGTAACTTTCAAACATATAGGCAACCTAGCAAGACAgttaaaatacattgtttttctttttaaaaataattaaaatatggcCTCTAGTTTTCAATTTATGTATTTAATAACCTTTAAGTGGGAATGTCTTGACAGTTTTTAAAATTAACTGTCCTCATGCAAAGCTGTCTATTTTctatttctcatttttaccaaagCCTCattcatagtgtgtgtgtgtgtgtgtgtgtgtgtgtgtgtattttaaaggTACCTTCTAGTTTTTTTCATATCTATAAAACTggtctagtttttttttaaagaaaaagattaAAGGCCTAGCATAAAAAGACTTTAGAATTCACTAAAAATTTGATATCTTGATCAGATGAAACTGACAAATTTTAAATTCAAATTGTTTGTATGCATGAAAGTTTATTCTTTAACTCACAGCAAAGATTTTATCCAGTTTGGTAAGCAGTTAGTTTATAAGCAGAAATATGGTTTTCATAGGAACCACACATTTCACTGTATTAACAACTTTTACTATATTTTAGGTACCAAGACCTCTTATCTTGTTTAATATCTAGTCTGATGAATTGCAACCTATCTTTAAGGACACAATCTGGATTGgcatttgtagaatgtttttcTGGATCTTAAGTGCAAATAACTTAAATGTAAGAAACATAAAACATGTTACTGCACGCCAAtcctcaattttattttaaacagtaaCATAAAAACTACCACGTCCATGACTCAAACATCCCTGGCATATTATAGGACAACATGGAAAGAATTTTGCCTCCATTGTCAAGTTGTTTATTGGATTTCTTGTTGGGGATGAGCAAGGTCTCCTTCAGCAAGTATGAAACATATGTTAAAAAAACTAAATGAAAGTATGTTTTCAGTCAATGTTGGTTATGTTGACCTCTTGCAAAATGGCAAGCAAAGTCATACTTATTTTTACATTTGCACCCACATATGTTGCACTGAAATGGATTTTCAAACCCATGACATCCCATGTGAATAGTATAAAGGATATTGTCTGCAAAATACATGTCACAGTGCTGGCAGTGATGCAGAAGCTGAGGATCCTGAACTGGAAGGGTTGGAGCTGGAGTACTTGGCTGACTGTTACTTATGCTAGGAGTACTAGTATGGACGCTGCGATCACTGCTTGGACCTGCCACTGGACTGTAGTTCCTTTGACTGTGTGGGGGCCGAGGATCTGGGCTAGTAGGAGATGAACTTTGAGGAATATTTGTCGACACAGATGAAGCTACTGCTGGTGCAGCAGGCTGCTGAATTATAAAAGGCTTTTCATCTTGGCATGGTACAACATCAGGAGATGCTGGGTTTTGGTTTTCAGGTGGCAAGCTAGACAACTGTCCTGCTAATGTTGATAGCTGATTTAATGGATTGTCTATCTTAAGGTCTTGTGGATCTCTCGGCAGGCCACCGGTCTGTGTTGTTTTTGTCATGCTTTCATATGCTTCAGTCTGAATATTTGGGATTTCATGGGTGAAATCATTAAGGTAGTCTGGTTTCTGAACCACCATGGAAGGCGGACTCAGATTAATTAATGATCTTCTGCTGTATCCCAGATTGCTGGTCTTCTTCTGCAAAACCCCCCACATTTTCTTGCTGCTTAGGGAAGACCTAGTACCTTTTATAGGTACCATTTTATGCTTGCGTCTACGATGATGAGACAGGTTACTTCTGTCACTGCAGCGGAAGGAACACAATTCGCATTTATATGGTTTTTCACCAGTATGTGATCGCATGTGCGCTTCCAGATGACGTTCATAAGCTGATGCAAATGGACATAGATGGCATCTGTGTGGCTTTtcacctgaaagagagaaaatTATAGTGTAACAATTTATGTATATATGCACAAAGCGGCCAAACAGAACAAGAGTGAATGGTTGTGGGGGCTACTAATTGAATAGAGCATTTCACTTTTTAATCAACAGTTCAAATCCAGTCCAACTCATTGCTAATGGAAGGTTGCAAGGTGTCGTAAGTGTTTTCAGTAGGCAAGTGTGACCATTAGAAAAGCCACCACTATTACTACAACTGGCACTGAGACCCTTGTTGGAATGATTCCAAGATATGAATGGTATGTAGTCTGAATAATACTCTCACACTTCTAGAGGTGCTTTGTCCAAAATGGGTTTGAGGTGTATATAGGCAAGACAGCATGGCAACGCTTGTTCAGTTACCTGCCATAGCTTTATTTGTTTTATGAATGACTATGCAGTGTTATCAGTCTGCCTTTTTGCAGACACCCAGATGGCTTTCAAATTTAAGAAAATAAGGACAGGTTTTTAGGACCCtctggttaatttaaaaaaaaaaagtaaactatGCCCCTATAGAACTAAGTGCTGTGTCATGGAGATGCAATTCTCGAAACACCCCTAACATTCAGCTCCCACCATCGTGGACTAGAACTACACTGGTTACACTGTCTGGGGAGGTTCTGTATTCAGGAGGCTGAAGACGGGTTTTGGCTTTTTAATGATGCCACCTGAGCTGTGGTAGAATACCAGATATCATTTAGGCTCTATCCTCACTAATGCATTTAAAGTGTTCGAACAACAATTTTCAAACACGATTACAGGAAACACATTCATAACAGTACAGTCGGCACCTATGATCTTCCTTTAAGATAGAGAGATCCTTCTGAATTGTTTAGAGGAAACCTTTCATTTGATCCAGAATGTTTTAAAAGCCCAAAAGGTTTTAGTGCTTTGTGTTCTGGGAATTAAAACTCCAGATTTATGCTGGTAAAGAGGCTTAATGCCCTGCTTATGGTACTGATATCGTTAACTTCATAACTAGAATTATAGACCAGCTTCCAGGCAGATGCGGTTCCATTAATTCTTCTACAAAAGAGTATAACAGACTTCAGGGTGTAACAGGTGTGACCTCTCTCATTGGCACTGGGGAGAACAGCCTTAACCTCCTCTCTAAAGAAGTTTCCACTGTCACATAGCAGGTTCCCAAACTGACTTCCAAAAGGAGTTACATGTCTGCAGGCATCTACCATTAATCTCGCATTGATACAAGATTGTAGGATGCATGCATCTGCTGCTGAGCTGTCAAACCCTCCCAGATGAGAATTTTTATGTTCATGTTTCTCTCAGGGGATATTTAGTTGGTTTTCTGCCAGAGCTCAAACCAGTATTTGCTCAAGCAGGACTGGTAGATCCTGATATAGAAAAACTGGGAAACTTCCCAATGACAGGCATCTTATTGCTTAGTATCATAGCTTGAGACACTCAATTGTGATTCTTTCTTCTAGCCAGACCTGCCTATGCCACCAGCTTCAGAAGAGAAGCAAAAGAAAAAGCAGTGGCAGCCCTTGATGCAAGGTACTTTTGTTCTATCTTTTCAGAGGTTGGCACGTGTCCACCAACTGGGACCTGGTATCTCTGTTATAAGCATATAATTAATACCAAGATTAAGCAAACAATCATATAAAGACAGGAGGGGACACTGAGTACTGGAACGCCACCCCGAAAGGTAATTTAACAGCTTTAAAATAAGAGTTAGGGGAGGTTCCACTCTGAAATGGAAGCATGGTGGGGCTCTATTATAACTTGTACTTTTTGGAGAATGGATTTTTTCAGTTTACTAACTGATCTTAAGTGTTCAAAAATGCCTTCATTATAATTTCAGCCACCATGCCTTTCTTGTGTAATTGGCCTGCAGGCAGATATTTCAACATTATCTCCTAgtaataaaatataatttcagGTGCTAGTGTAAGCATAATATTTACTCAGTTTCTTGGTTTATAATTAGTTTGTGACTGAGACCCTCACAATAAAAAGAGCTATTCTCTAAGATTCAAAATCCTGCCAACATGTGCCCACAGCAAAGTACCTGTAGAATCCTTCATACCTGTGTGAATTCTGATATGCTCTATAGCATGTTGGCAGGATTTTAGCATGTGCTAAAACTTTACCAACAGGcctagttccattgaaatcaatgcaacaATTCATGATAGTAAAGCTAAGCATATACATAAGTGCTTATAGGATCGGGGCCTAAACAAGTATTATGAAAATACAGTACCTCaccttttaaaaactttaaaaaaaatcttttaaaaacccCACAGACTTAACTTTCCTCAATTGTAAGCAGTCATCACTATGACACTGCTTGAAGATACATGCACACATCTGCAAAGCCTATGAGTGAGTTAGTTCCATATACACTGAGCATAGAATACAAAGGTACTGAAACACTGCCCCACAGCAAAGTACCTGTAGAATCCTTCATACCTGTGTGAATTCTGATATGCTCTATAAGCCGTGCTGTTCCTTTGCTGGCATAGTTGCAATATCGACACTTCAGCTTTCCATCAA containing:
- the IKZF5 gene encoding zinc finger protein Pegasus isoform X1, producing MGEKKPEPLDFVKDFQEYLTQQTHHVNMISGSVSGDNEADALQGAGADGDQNGLDHPSVEVSLDENSGMLVDGFERTFDGKLKCRYCNYASKGTARLIEHIRIHTGEKPHRCHLCPFASAYERHLEAHMRSHTGEKPYKCELCSFRCSDRSNLSHHRRRKHKMVPIKGTRSSLSSKKMWGVLQKKTSNLGYSRRSLINLSPPSMVVQKPDYLNDFTHEIPNIQTEAYESMTKTTQTGGLPRDPQDLKIDNPLNQLSTLAGQLSSLPPENQNPASPDVVPCQDEKPFIIQQPAAPAVASSVSTNIPQSSSPTSPDPRPPHSQRNYSPVAGPSSDRSVHTSTPSISNSQPSTPAPTLPVQDPQLLHHCQHCDMYFADNILYTIHMGCHGFENPFQCNICGCKCKNKYDFACHFARGQHNQH
- the IKZF5 gene encoding zinc finger protein Pegasus isoform X2; translation: MGEKKPEPLDFVKDFQEYLTQQTHHVNMISGSVSGDNEADALQGAGADGDQNGLDHPSVEVSLDENSGMLVDGFERTFDGKLKCRYCNYASKGTARLIEHIRIHTGEKPHRCHLCPFASAYERHLEAHMRSHTGEKPYKCELCSFRCSDRSNLSHHRRRKHKMVPIKGTRSSLSSKKMWGVLQKKTSNLGYSRRSLINLSPPSMVVQKPDYLNDFTHEIPNIQTEAYESMTKTTQTGGLPRDPQDLKIDNPLNQLSTLAGQLSSLPPENQNPASPDVVPCQDEKPFIIQQPAAPAVASSVSTNIPQSSSPTSPDPRPPHSQRNYSPVAGPSSDRSVHTSTPSISNSQPSTPAPTLPVQDPQLLHHCQHCDMYFADIAEGDLAHPQQEIQ